Proteins from one Terriglobia bacterium genomic window:
- a CDS encoding DoxX family protein produces the protein MSALIQKAETAYGWFLKAVNSLQSPFLLLIRVYWGWLFLQSGIGKFGHIDKVVAFFTDLGIPAPTFNAYFNASLETVGGILLILGLASRLISVPLLINMVVAYITADREAFTSFFSDSGKFFAADPFPFLLVSLLILIFGPGKFSVDTLILAYRKKHAPAAAVAASN, from the coding sequence ATGAGCGCTCTAATACAAAAAGCTGAAACCGCGTATGGCTGGTTTCTTAAGGCCGTCAACTCGCTGCAATCCCCTTTTCTGCTGTTGATTCGCGTTTATTGGGGATGGCTCTTCCTCCAGAGCGGCATTGGAAAGTTCGGCCACATTGACAAGGTTGTGGCGTTCTTCACCGATCTGGGCATTCCCGCGCCAACCTTCAACGCCTACTTCAACGCTTCTCTGGAAACTGTCGGCGGCATTCTCTTGATCCTCGGGCTGGCATCGCGGCTGATCTCGGTTCCTTTGCTGATCAATATGGTCGTGGCTTATATCACTGCGGACCGCGAAGCGTTCACCTCTTTCTTTTCCGACTCAGGAAAGTTTTTCGCCGCTGACCCGTTCCCGTTCCTGCTGGTATCGCTGCTGATCTTGATCTTCGGCCCGGGCAAGTTTTCCGTGGATACATTGATCCTGGCCTACCGCAAGAAGCACGCTCCGGCGGCTGCGGTTGCTGCATCCAACTGA
- a CDS encoding DNA-binding domain-containing protein, whose protein sequence is MNLDQLQRAVFDVVRQPLTEDERMREQTLDGRSTKEIAEAIVKPNDRLTSVERLEIYNRVYWFRLLSSLADDFPGLRAVIGQEAFDKVLLGYLTEMPSVSYTLRDLGSRLETWLRAHPEFISSHERMALDMVRLEWADIEAFDAAEFPTLTQTELANLGEDPVFHLQPYLQLLDLAYPADELLLKVRETEDPETDISSNVVMMDHSDDAPRKQLPLPKGKKVFLAVHRQENIVYFKRLKPEGFALLRALQQGQPLSQAIETSVNWSGKKLERVMEQLHDWFANWSQLGWFCRPPERESQP, encoded by the coding sequence ATGAATCTCGACCAACTCCAGCGCGCTGTCTTTGACGTAGTGCGGCAGCCGCTGACTGAAGACGAGCGCATGCGCGAGCAAACGCTCGACGGCCGATCGACCAAAGAGATCGCTGAAGCGATCGTGAAGCCAAATGACCGGCTGACATCGGTCGAGCGCCTGGAAATCTACAACCGCGTTTACTGGTTCCGGCTGCTCTCGTCGCTGGCCGATGACTTTCCCGGGCTCCGCGCCGTCATCGGTCAGGAAGCTTTTGACAAAGTCCTTCTCGGCTATCTGACAGAGATGCCCTCAGTGTCATACACGCTGCGTGATCTCGGTTCGCGGCTGGAAACATGGCTGCGCGCGCACCCGGAGTTTATTTCCAGCCATGAGCGCATGGCGCTGGACATGGTGCGGCTGGAGTGGGCCGACATTGAAGCCTTTGACGCCGCTGAATTCCCTACCCTGACGCAGACCGAACTGGCCAATCTGGGCGAAGACCCCGTCTTTCATCTGCAGCCATATCTTCAATTGCTCGATCTGGCTTATCCCGCGGATGAACTTCTGCTCAAAGTGCGTGAAACTGAAGATCCGGAAACAGATATCTCCAGCAACGTGGTCATGATGGACCACTCAGATGACGCTCCGCGCAAGCAACTGCCTCTGCCCAAAGGCAAGAAAGTATTTCTGGCTGTCCATCGTCAGGAAAATATCGTCTATTTCAAGCGCTTAAAGCCGGAAGGCTTTGCGCTGCTGCGCGCTTTGCAGCAGGGGCAACCACTCTCGCAGGCCATTGAAACGTCAGTCAACTGGTCCGGCAAAAAACTGGAGCGCGTGATGGAGCAGCTGCATGACTGGTTTGCTAACTGGTCGCAGCTGGGCTGGTTCTGCCGTCCGCCGGAAAGAGAATCTCAACCATGA
- a CDS encoding DUF692 domain-containing protein: protein MPANRFNGYKDFGVGIGLRIPHYNHIFEKKPVVDWFEIISENYMVEGGRQLQVLDQILERYRVVQHGVSMYFGSAEPLNREHLRRLKKLVRRTNTPWLTDHLCWGSVDGRYSHDLLPMPYTFEAAKRTAQKVREARDFLEVPIAVENVSSYAEYHVSEMTEWQFLNEVVEQADCGILLDVNNIYVSSRNHSFDPFEYLRSVPAERVAQIHIAGHSNYEKYILDTHDHPVLDPVWQLYAKAIEMVGPTATLLEWDDHIPSFDEVHKEALKAKKYIPASSAVAS from the coding sequence ATGCCCGCAAATCGTTTCAACGGATACAAGGACTTCGGCGTAGGAATCGGGCTGCGTATTCCTCATTACAACCATATTTTTGAGAAGAAGCCCGTAGTTGACTGGTTTGAAATCATCTCTGAAAACTACATGGTGGAAGGCGGCCGCCAGCTCCAGGTTCTGGACCAGATTCTGGAACGCTATCGCGTGGTGCAGCATGGCGTCTCCATGTATTTTGGCTCGGCTGAACCGCTGAACCGCGAACACCTGCGCCGACTGAAAAAGCTTGTCCGCCGCACCAATACGCCGTGGCTTACTGACCATCTCTGCTGGGGCAGCGTGGACGGCCGCTATTCTCACGATCTGCTGCCGATGCCTTACACCTTTGAGGCCGCAAAGCGCACAGCCCAAAAAGTCCGTGAAGCCCGGGATTTTCTGGAGGTGCCTATTGCCGTGGAAAACGTCAGCAGTTACGCCGAATACCACGTTTCTGAAATGACGGAATGGCAGTTCCTCAACGAAGTGGTGGAACAAGCAGACTGCGGCATCTTGCTCGACGTCAATAATATTTACGTATCATCGCGCAATCATAGTTTTGATCCGTTTGAGTATCTGCGCAGCGTGCCCGCTGAGCGCGTCGCGCAGATTCACATCGCCGGGCATAGCAATTACGAGAAATATATTCTGGACACGCACGATCACCCGGTGCTTGATCCCGTATGGCAGCTTTACGCCAAGGCCATTGAAATGGTCGGTCCCACGGCCACTCTGCTGGAGTGGGACGATCACATCCCATCGTTTGACGAAGTCCATAAGGAAGCGCTCAAGGCAAAGAAATACATTCCGGCCAGTTCGGCGGTGGCGTCATGA
- a CDS encoding polyprenyl synthetase family protein — protein MLNEILAQGQRIIDASLEKLLPAATQRPDSIHQAMRHSVFAGGKRLRPILCLEAARMIAGRLPEGVEELGSALEMLHTYSLIHDDLPALDNDDLRRGKPTCHVVFGEALAILAGDALQTQAYEVLARLKCPAEARVKIIEEIARGTGTIDGMIGGQVKDLEAERQPADAATLEYIHRSKTGALITSSLVSGGIYANGSLAEIQRLRDFGRSIGLAFQIVDDVLDVTQSSEQLGKTAGKDTASEKATYPSLFGIDESLRRADSLVSSGCSALDSFAQRAQTLKDLAHFLVQRKH, from the coding sequence ATGCTGAACGAGATCCTCGCGCAAGGCCAGCGCATCATTGACGCTTCGCTGGAAAAGCTTTTGCCCGCCGCCACCCAGCGGCCGGACTCCATCCATCAGGCGATGCGCCACAGCGTTTTTGCCGGAGGCAAGCGCCTGCGTCCCATCCTGTGTCTTGAAGCCGCGCGCATGATCGCCGGACGTTTGCCTGAAGGCGTTGAAGAACTGGGCAGCGCGCTGGAAATGCTGCATACGTATTCGCTCATTCATGACGATCTCCCAGCGCTCGATAACGATGACCTCCGCCGCGGCAAGCCAACCTGCCACGTGGTCTTTGGTGAGGCGCTAGCCATCCTGGCCGGAGACGCGCTACAAACACAGGCTTATGAGGTGCTGGCGCGTTTGAAATGTCCAGCAGAAGCACGGGTGAAGATCATTGAAGAGATTGCCCGTGGCACCGGCACGATTGATGGCATGATTGGCGGACAGGTCAAAGACCTTGAAGCGGAACGCCAGCCTGCGGACGCCGCGACTTTGGAATACATTCATCGCTCCAAGACCGGAGCGCTCATCACTTCCAGCTTAGTCAGCGGAGGGATCTACGCCAATGGCTCGCTGGCTGAAATCCAGCGCTTGCGCGATTTTGGCCGTTCGATTGGCTTGGCATTCCAGATCGTGGATGATGTGCTTGATGTCACACAATCTTCTGAACAACTGGGAAAAACCGCTGGCAAAGATACAGCTTCAGAAAAAGCCACCTATCCATCCCTTTTTGGGATCGATGAATCCTTGCGTCGGGCCGATTCGCTCGTCTCTTCCGGCTGCAGTGCGCTCGATTCATTTGCACAGCGGGCCCAGACACTAAAGGACCTGGCCCACTTTCTGGTGCAGCGCAAACATTAG
- the xseB gene encoding exodeoxyribonuclease VII small subunit, which produces MPKFEDCLQRLEQIVDELERGNVPLEQALKLFEEGLKHSSSCRKELEEAEGKVEILLRQNGKLQPEPYEPADRAQTVKK; this is translated from the coding sequence GTGCCTAAGTTTGAAGATTGCCTTCAACGTTTGGAACAAATCGTCGATGAGCTGGAAAGAGGCAATGTCCCGCTTGAACAGGCATTGAAGCTTTTTGAAGAGGGCCTGAAGCACTCGTCTTCCTGCCGCAAGGAACTGGAAGAGGCTGAAGGCAAAGTTGAGATTCTGCTTCGGCAGAATGGAAAGTTACAGCCTGAGCCCTACGAACCTGCCGATCGGGCCCAGACCGTCAAGAAATAG
- a CDS encoding nuclear transport factor 2 family protein, whose protein sequence is MYVQRLLILGFLCCLPALSLAQQASPEATILALEKKWTDAYKLRNITLMTSMLADDFIITVEDGNIYGKMGYMAHTADTSTQVEVAEESDLKVRMHGNVAVVTGAYHETGTSKGKRYEYRDRLTDVWMKVDGQWRLIAAQYSVPLGQ, encoded by the coding sequence ATGTACGTTCAACGACTACTCATTCTCGGATTCCTTTGCTGCCTGCCCGCGCTTTCCCTGGCGCAGCAGGCTTCGCCGGAGGCAACGATTCTCGCCCTGGAAAAGAAATGGACTGATGCTTACAAGCTGCGCAACATCACTCTAATGACTTCAATGCTGGCGGACGACTTCATTATTACCGTTGAGGACGGCAACATCTACGGGAAAATGGGATACATGGCGCACACCGCCGATACGTCCACGCAGGTGGAGGTAGCGGAAGAGTCAGACCTGAAGGTTCGGATGCACGGAAACGTGGCCGTGGTGACCGGCGCGTATCACGAGACTGGCACGTCCAAGGGCAAGCGCTATGAATATCGTGACCGCCTGACCGATGTGTGGATGAAAGTCGATGGCCAGTGGCGGCTAATCGCCGCACAGTACAGCGTGCCGCTGGGGCAGTGA
- a CDS encoding bifunctional homocysteine S-methyltransferase/methylenetetrahydrofolate reductase, with product MAIDLLSRLKKGPVLCDGAMGTLLYAKGVFINKCYDELNLTQPDLIRGIHQEYMNAGAEIIETNTFGGNSFRLGRYGLADKVEEVNRKGAELAREAADAFNLKKAANVLVAGSVGPLGLRIEPLGKTSREEARASFREQITALVAGGVDILMLETFGYLEELRQAILAAREVAPDKPLVAQVTIDEDGNCLDGASPETFTAKLNDWGVDVIGCNCSVGPVAMLEAIERIRRLTDKPLAAQPNAGIPRSIEGRNIYLCSPEYMASYARKFVNAGVNLMGGCCGTTPEHTKSMKSALRMSDAKGKPGGFRVIADAKRESSITPPPLAQRSNLGKKLAAGEFVTLVEIVPPKGIDFRKEVEGAKFLKAAGIDAINIPDSPRASARMSNMALCLLVQQQAGIETVLHFTCRDRNVLSMQSELLGAYTTGLHNLICITGDPPKLGNYPDATAVFDVDAIGLVNIVRNLNHGLDVGGNPIGSGTKFMIGVGANPGMVNIDEEVRRFEYKVEAGADFAVTQPVFDVALLEQFLRRVDHHRIPVLAGIWPLTSVRNAEFMKNELRVSVPDTILERMARAPNAEAARAEGILIAREMLHKVRGLVQGAQVAAPLGRYSSAIEVLDGIAGSATAAG from the coding sequence ATGGCGATTGATCTTCTATCCCGATTGAAAAAGGGTCCTGTGCTGTGTGACGGCGCGATGGGCACGCTGCTCTACGCCAAAGGCGTGTTCATCAACAAGTGTTATGACGAGCTGAATCTTACGCAGCCGGACCTGATCCGCGGAATCCACCAGGAATACATGAATGCCGGGGCGGAGATCATTGAAACCAATACTTTCGGCGGCAACTCTTTCCGGCTGGGCCGTTATGGGTTAGCTGACAAGGTTGAGGAAGTAAATCGCAAGGGCGCGGAGCTGGCGCGTGAAGCCGCGGACGCTTTCAACCTGAAAAAAGCCGCCAACGTTCTGGTGGCGGGATCGGTTGGGCCGCTAGGCTTGCGCATTGAGCCGCTGGGCAAAACGTCGCGTGAAGAAGCCCGCGCTTCATTTCGCGAACAGATCACGGCGCTGGTGGCGGGCGGCGTTGACATACTGATGTTGGAAACCTTCGGCTATCTGGAAGAGTTGCGCCAGGCCATTCTGGCGGCGCGGGAAGTCGCTCCGGACAAGCCGCTGGTGGCGCAAGTCACCATTGACGAAGACGGCAACTGCCTGGATGGCGCCAGCCCCGAGACTTTTACCGCGAAACTGAATGACTGGGGCGTGGACGTGATTGGCTGCAACTGTAGCGTTGGTCCCGTTGCGATGCTGGAAGCGATTGAGCGCATCCGCCGACTTACGGACAAGCCGCTGGCCGCGCAGCCTAACGCCGGAATCCCGCGCAGCATTGAAGGCCGCAATATTTATCTATGCTCGCCGGAATATATGGCCAGCTACGCGCGCAAGTTTGTGAATGCCGGCGTGAACCTTATGGGCGGATGCTGCGGAACAACGCCGGAGCACACCAAATCAATGAAGTCGGCGCTGCGCATGTCTGACGCCAAGGGCAAGCCCGGAGGCTTTCGGGTAATCGCTGATGCCAAGCGCGAATCCAGCATCACGCCGCCGCCTCTGGCACAGAGATCGAATCTGGGCAAAAAGCTTGCAGCCGGTGAGTTTGTAACGCTGGTAGAGATTGTTCCGCCCAAGGGAATCGACTTCCGCAAGGAAGTGGAAGGCGCAAAGTTTCTGAAAGCTGCCGGTATTGACGCCATCAATATCCCGGACAGCCCGCGCGCTTCCGCCCGCATGAGCAACATGGCGCTCTGTCTGCTGGTGCAGCAGCAGGCAGGGATAGAAACGGTGCTGCACTTTACCTGCCGCGATCGCAACGTGCTGAGCATGCAGTCTGAGCTGCTGGGCGCGTACACCACAGGACTGCATAACCTGATCTGCATCACCGGCGATCCACCTAAGCTGGGCAACTATCCTGACGCCACAGCGGTGTTTGACGTGGATGCGATCGGCCTGGTGAATATTGTTCGCAACCTGAATCATGGGCTCGACGTTGGCGGCAATCCGATTGGCTCAGGAACAAAGTTTATGATCGGCGTGGGCGCGAACCCCGGCATGGTGAATATTGATGAAGAAGTTCGCCGCTTTGAATACAAAGTGGAAGCCGGCGCAGATTTTGCCGTGACGCAACCGGTGTTTGACGTGGCGCTGCTGGAGCAGTTCCTGCGCCGCGTGGATCATCATCGCATTCCGGTGCTGGCGGGAATCTGGCCGCTTACCAGCGTACGCAATGCCGAGTTCATGAAAAACGAGCTGCGCGTTTCTGTGCCAGATACGATCCTTGAGCGCATGGCGCGCGCTCCAAATGCCGAAGCCGCCCGCGCGGAGGGAATCCTGATTGCGCGCGAGATGCTGCACAAAGTCCGTGGCCTGGTACAGGGTGCGCAAGTAGCCGCGCCGCTGGGACGCTACAGCTCCGCCATTGAAGTGCTCGATGGAATCGCAGGATCGGCTACGGCAGCAGGTTAA
- a CDS encoding GIY-YIG nuclease family protein, with protein MTAVKGEVVPRHAVLTSFAVRDGFHYQFWVYILTSRTGTLYIGITGYFDRRILQHKMDSIEGFTKKYKVHRLVYYETYDHAITAIRREKQLKGWRRQKKIALIEKMNPRWQDMAENWGREMRFRGQSIGRTP; from the coding sequence ATGACAGCGGTCAAAGGTGAAGTTGTACCAAGACATGCTGTGCTAACATCTTTTGCCGTGCGCGACGGTTTCCATTACCAGTTCTGGGTTTACATCCTGACCAGCCGAACCGGTACGCTTTATATCGGCATAACGGGTTATTTCGACCGCCGGATTCTGCAGCACAAAATGGATTCCATCGAGGGATTCACCAAGAAGTACAAAGTGCATCGCCTGGTTTATTACGAGACTTACGATCACGCTATCACAGCGATTCGTCGCGAGAAACAGCTAAAGGGCTGGCGTCGGCAGAAGAAGATCGCGCTGATCGAAAAGATGAATCCTCGCTGGCAGGACATGGCCGAAAACTGGGGTCGCGAAATGCGGTTCCGGGGACAGAGTATCGGTAGAACTCCCTGA
- a CDS encoding penicillin acylase family protein, with protein MATSVAAPAARKGFFGVALRIILWILLLVIVAGTLAFLWFYNGARSALPQLDGSISVAGLQSPVSVVRDTHGVPHITAAKLEDLFFAQGYVTAQDRLWQMDLTRRAVGGEMAEIFPASSAPPQPVSRATAAVRPRQTWVDYDKQQRTMRLRVIAERVTQQLSPRDRAFFEAYIKGVNTFIDEHSKKLPMEFTLLGYKPRPWTTADSLLIGIGMSQLLNPQYETEYWREKVGAKLSPELMADLYPPDSWHDHPPASEAGTSSDAAPIQNLPPNILRKAGHLSPLAPPRSLPHLNDDACEACLPGSNNWVLSGAHTVSGKPLLSNDMHLPHRVPGVWYEVQLHSGDFNVEGFSLPGVPFITVGHNQRIAWGFTNLNPDVQDLFIENFNAAGEYQTPTGWQKPEIDHQVIHVKGKPDVAFDVTVTRHGPIITPLLHGETRQIALGWLVYDPHAISVPLFELDSAQNWDEFRKALSTFATPSQNVVYADIDGNIGYQPMGFVPIRTAGDGTVPVNGADGKHDWTGYLPFDKLPSLYNPPSGIIATANAKITPAGYPYELATQWFPPYRTERIYKVLKTDKKFSPADMLALQTDITSEYDRFFADKMVYAIDHSSKATDRTRSAADIMRGWDGRMLANSVAPTIEVRTRRFLWEMLLDPKLGNDADNYEWSEAAVALENIVANQPARWLPPGYDNFNDVLTAAVEKALKDAPADLKTWKYGEVYPVSISHPVFNGLPILHGHMSVAGPGTRPQSGGGYTVKQVGRGFGPSERMTVDFSNLDASTFNIVLGESGQPFSPHYMDHWDAWYNNKTYPLAFTDAGVQASKEHELRLEPK; from the coding sequence ATGGCTACTAGTGTTGCTGCTCCTGCCGCGCGTAAAGGCTTCTTCGGCGTCGCCTTGAGGATCATCTTATGGATTCTCCTGCTCGTCATCGTTGCCGGGACTCTGGCGTTCCTGTGGTTTTACAACGGCGCGCGTTCTGCCCTGCCACAGCTCGATGGCAGCATCAGCGTGGCCGGATTGCAGTCACCCGTATCGGTAGTGCGGGATACGCACGGCGTGCCGCATATCACAGCCGCCAAGCTGGAAGACCTGTTCTTCGCGCAGGGTTACGTGACGGCACAAGACCGCCTGTGGCAGATGGACCTTACGCGTCGCGCCGTGGGCGGTGAGATGGCCGAGATTTTTCCCGCGTCCAGCGCGCCGCCTCAGCCGGTTTCGCGGGCCACGGCCGCTGTGCGTCCGCGCCAGACATGGGTAGACTATGACAAGCAGCAGCGCACTATGCGCCTGCGCGTGATTGCCGAGCGCGTAACGCAACAGCTCTCGCCGCGCGACCGCGCATTCTTTGAGGCGTACATCAAGGGCGTAAATACTTTTATCGACGAGCACAGTAAAAAACTCCCAATGGAGTTCACCCTTCTCGGCTACAAGCCACGGCCATGGACGACGGCGGACTCACTGCTCATTGGCATTGGCATGAGCCAGTTGCTGAACCCGCAGTATGAAACCGAATACTGGCGGGAGAAGGTCGGCGCAAAGCTTTCTCCGGAGCTGATGGCCGATTTGTATCCGCCCGATTCATGGCATGACCATCCGCCGGCGAGTGAAGCGGGCACCAGCAGCGACGCGGCTCCAATACAAAACCTGCCGCCGAATATCCTTAGGAAAGCCGGCCACCTGTCGCCGCTCGCTCCGCCGCGATCTCTGCCACATCTAAATGACGACGCCTGCGAAGCGTGTCTGCCGGGATCGAACAACTGGGTTCTTTCCGGCGCGCACACGGTTTCCGGCAAGCCGCTGCTGTCGAATGATATGCACTTGCCGCATCGCGTCCCCGGCGTGTGGTATGAGGTGCAGCTCCACTCCGGAGATTTCAACGTTGAAGGCTTTTCCCTGCCCGGCGTGCCTTTCATCACCGTGGGACACAATCAGCGCATCGCCTGGGGCTTTACCAACCTCAATCCTGACGTGCAGGACCTGTTCATTGAAAACTTCAACGCCGCCGGTGAATACCAGACGCCCACCGGCTGGCAAAAACCTGAGATCGATCACCAGGTAATCCACGTCAAGGGCAAGCCTGACGTGGCGTTTGATGTCACCGTCACGCGGCATGGGCCTATCATCACGCCGCTGCTGCACGGAGAAACGCGGCAGATCGCGCTGGGCTGGCTGGTCTATGATCCGCATGCCATCAGCGTGCCGCTCTTCGAACTTGATTCCGCGCAAAACTGGGACGAGTTCCGCAAAGCGCTCTCCACGTTTGCCACGCCCTCGCAGAACGTGGTCTATGCCGATATTGACGGCAATATTGGCTATCAGCCGATGGGCTTTGTGCCTATCCGCACCGCGGGTGACGGCACCGTGCCCGTGAACGGCGCTGACGGCAAGCATGACTGGACCGGCTATCTTCCTTTTGACAAGCTGCCCAGCCTCTACAATCCGCCTTCGGGGATTATTGCCACGGCCAATGCCAAGATCACTCCGGCGGGATATCCATATGAGCTGGCCACGCAGTGGTTCCCGCCGTATCGCACGGAGCGCATCTACAAGGTGCTGAAGACGGACAAAAAGTTTTCTCCGGCGGACATGCTGGCCCTGCAGACCGACATCACCTCTGAATACGACCGCTTCTTTGCCGACAAAATGGTTTACGCCATCGACCACAGTTCCAAAGCCACAGACCGCACTCGCAGTGCAGCAGACATCATGCGCGGCTGGGACGGCCGCATGCTGGCCAACTCCGTCGCGCCGACCATTGAAGTGCGCACGCGCCGCTTCCTGTGGGAGATGCTGCTCGATCCCAAACTTGGCAATGACGCCGACAACTACGAATGGTCAGAAGCCGCCGTGGCGCTGGAGAATATCGTCGCCAATCAACCGGCGCGCTGGCTGCCTCCGGGCTATGACAACTTTAATGACGTGCTGACCGCCGCCGTGGAAAAAGCGCTCAAAGACGCGCCCGCCGACCTGAAGACCTGGAAGTACGGCGAAGTTTATCCCGTCTCAATCAGCCATCCGGTGTTCAACGGCCTCCCTATCCTGCATGGCCACATGAGCGTTGCCGGGCCGGGCACGCGGCCGCAATCCGGCGGAGGCTACACCGTCAAGCAGGTGGGCCGGGGCTTTGGCCCGTCTGAACGCATGACGGTGGATTTCTCCAACCTTGACGCGTCAACCTTCAATATCGTCTTGGGAGAATCCGGCCAGCCCTTCAGCCCGCATTACATGGACCACTGGGACGCCTGGTACAACAACAAAACTTACCCACTGGCGTTTACAGATGCGGGCGTGCAGGCGAGCAAGGAGCATGAGTTGAGGCTGGAGCCGAAGTAG
- a CDS encoding transcriptional repressor codes for MREAQEIFYKHLKRVGLKHTDQRDTILRTFLETRDHLSTDELFRLVRKKDAKIGFTTVYRTLKLLAECGLASAVPFPDGMARYEHQFNRRNHHHMVCTECDASVEFFSPEVNKLEEEIGRKYHFDATRHNFQIYGVCEDCRKKSRRAVQA; via the coding sequence ATGCGCGAGGCCCAGGAAATCTTTTATAAGCACCTGAAGCGCGTCGGGCTCAAGCATACTGACCAGCGCGATACCATCCTGCGCACCTTTCTTGAAACGCGCGATCATCTCTCCACTGACGAGCTTTTCCGTCTCGTCCGCAAGAAAGACGCCAAGATCGGATTCACCACGGTTTACCGCACGCTCAAACTGCTGGCGGAGTGCGGCCTAGCCAGCGCTGTCCCGTTCCCAGACGGCATGGCGCGTTATGAGCACCAGTTCAATCGCCGCAATCATCACCACATGGTTTGCACGGAGTGTGACGCGTCAGTCGAGTTCTTCTCTCCCGAAGTAAACAAGCTGGAAGAGGAGATCGGCCGCAAATACCACTTTGACGCCACGCGCCACAACTTCCAGATTTATGGCGTCTGCGAGGATTGCCGCAAGAAAAGCCGCCGCGCCGTTCAGGCATAA
- a CDS encoding PAS domain S-box protein, which translates to MRLRSLKKAPGKVSAAHPAESLLGGNSRSIVEQLPQAIWVADAQGAIIHCNQYWHKFSGLDLVQTAESGWFSILHPEDRPRARAGWRKLVVSGTPMQGEYRFLRARDGEYRWHLVQGVSIKEGNGIHKIGTAVDIHAQKSTELELRKREDQLNLAIEAGRFGTWDFFLDGQRFSTSYRARAMFGRPPDVELTYDEFVGMLHDEDRTTLRQAYNRALEPGGLSEFEISYRITRPDGAVRWIAARGKGVFSGVGSERKPERLIGTVQDITERKTAEKALRDSEEKFRTAFHANPEAMTITTLADGVYLDVNDAFLRVTGFTREDVMGRKSFHVGSWVEKEDRERLVRTLKSKGRVESMETTFRKKNGDIFFVHLSAELIEIGKLQCVLATSQDVTEHRRVVEELRLSEEQHRSLIDRAPYGICRISAQGRFLLVNPALARMLGYENASELLELDVATQVYEDPSERARIIATLTQDVSKAPPVETRWKRQDGRTITVRLAGTPIRDGQGRLLHSEVFVERVAGQ; encoded by the coding sequence ATGCGGCTTCGTTCGCTCAAAAAAGCGCCGGGCAAGGTTTCAGCCGCGCATCCTGCAGAATCCCTTTTAGGCGGCAACTCGCGCAGCATCGTCGAACAACTGCCGCAAGCCATCTGGGTGGCTGACGCGCAGGGCGCCATCATTCACTGCAACCAGTATTGGCATAAGTTTTCCGGCCTGGACCTTGTGCAGACAGCCGAGAGTGGCTGGTTTTCCATTCTGCATCCTGAGGACCGCCCAAGAGCGCGGGCGGGCTGGCGCAAACTGGTTGTCAGCGGCACGCCGATGCAGGGCGAATATCGCTTCCTCCGCGCGCGCGATGGCGAATACCGCTGGCACCTGGTGCAAGGCGTGTCCATAAAGGAAGGGAACGGGATACATAAGATCGGAACGGCCGTGGACATTCACGCACAGAAATCCACAGAGCTGGAGCTGAGAAAACGGGAAGACCAACTCAATCTGGCCATTGAAGCGGGACGGTTCGGCACCTGGGATTTTTTTCTTGATGGACAGAGATTCAGTACGTCCTATCGCGCACGGGCCATGTTTGGCCGACCGCCGGACGTTGAGCTTACCTATGACGAGTTTGTTGGCATGCTGCATGACGAAGACCGGACCACACTTCGGCAGGCATACAACAGGGCCCTGGAGCCTGGAGGTCTCTCAGAGTTTGAGATCAGCTATCGAATCACGCGCCCAGATGGCGCAGTGCGCTGGATCGCCGCCAGAGGTAAGGGTGTCTTTTCCGGCGTGGGAAGTGAGCGCAAGCCTGAGCGATTGATTGGCACGGTGCAGGACATCACGGAAAGAAAAACGGCGGAAAAAGCGCTGCGCGATTCAGAAGAGAAGTTCCGCACGGCTTTCCACGCCAACCCTGAGGCCATGACGATTACCACCCTGGCGGATGGCGTTTATCTGGATGTGAATGACGCCTTCCTGCGCGTGACCGGTTTTACCCGCGAGGACGTGATGGGGCGCAAGTCTTTCCATGTGGGCTCATGGGTGGAGAAAGAAGACCGGGAGCGGCTGGTGCGGACCTTGAAGAGCAAGGGCCGCGTGGAGTCAATGGAAACCACCTTCCGCAAGAAAAACGGCGACATCTTCTTTGTGCATCTCTCCGCGGAGCTGATTGAAATCGGCAAGCTGCAATGTGTGCTGGCCACAAGCCAGGATGTTACCGAACACAGGCGCGTGGTTGAAGAACTCCGCCTCTCTGAAGAGCAGCACCGTTCCCTCATTGATCGTGCGCCATATGGCATCTGCCGGATCAGCGCGCAGGGCCGCTTCCTGCTGGTGAATCCGGCACTGGCAAGGATGCTTGGGTATGAGAACGCATCTGAGTTGTTGGAACTCGACGTGGCCACGCAGGTTTATGAAGACCCGTCGGAACGTGCGCGCATCATCGCGACGCTGACGCAGGACGTATCTAAAGCGCCGCCCGTTGAAACCCGATGGAAGCGACAGGACGGACGAACCATCACAGTGCGCTTGGCCGGCACTCCCATCCGCGATGGCCAGGGCAGGTTGCTGCACTCTGAAGTATTTGTTGAGCGCGTGGCTGGACAGTGA